The Pseudanabaena yagii GIHE-NHR1 genome segment TGAGTTTACCTGAGGAGCTACCATCAACAATTCGATAGCCATCAGGTCGATTGTTATGGCGAACTTTTATCAAGATTGCATGATAGCGAGAGACAAAGTCAGAATTTAGCTTCACTGTGTTGTCTGCTTCACGCCCGATAGTATATTTATCAGCAATTAAATATATTTTGCGTGTTCCACTATCGTCAGTAACCACTAATGTGGGATTTTCGGTCAAGTTAACGCTAAGTTCGGTTTCATCATGATGGGGGGCTGTCATATTTGGTATCCATACTCCT includes the following:
- a CDS encoding FHA domain-containing protein, whose protein sequence is MTAPHHDETELSVNLTENPTLVVTDDSGTRKIYLIADKYTIGREADNTVKLNSDFVSRYHAILIKVRHNNRPDGYRIVDGSSSGKLSKNGIVLNAVKKVSSYELQDGDIITFAPEVHILYLSPKLT